The genomic window AAGGAAACTATCCATTAAAAAATTTATATAAAAATTATCTAGAACAATATAACAATGACTTAATAGATGCAGAGATATCTATTAGTGAGAAAAATTCAATTATTGATGAAAAGTTATCTAAAGATGAAGAGATTTCAGGAGAATTTGAAAAGAACTTTCTATTATTATGTTCTTTAGTAAATATGAGCAATATGTATAGAAGGATGAGTGAAAAACTAATTGATGATTATTTTAATAATATATAAAGGGAGATTAATATGAGAGATTTAAATGACTTAAAGAAAGATTTAGTAAGAATAGACGGTCGAAGTTATAAGGCATATAAGGATTTGGAAGGTCAATATAATTTTAATAAATATATATTAAGTATAGATCATGTGCAAGGTGATCCATTTGCATCACCATCAAGGGTTAGAGTAATAGTAAAGCAAGGAATTGCAAAGTTTCCAATAGAGTTATTTGATAAAAAATATAAAAATATAGCAACAGCAGATTTTTTAACAAGACTTTTTTATAGAAATATAAATAAGTATGGTGAAAAGATATTTGGTTCGGGAAAAAGTGGACTTATATCTATAAGTAAATGTCCTCAAGAGATTTTAGAAAGAACATCTGTAATTATAGAGGATGAAAAAATTGAAGCAAGATTCTATATTGGATTTCCTGCAAGAGGAAGATCTGTTTTATCAAAAGAATTAGAAAAGATATTATATAATGTTATTCCAAGTATAGTTGAAAATACTTTAATTTATAATAATATAGATAAAAATAAATTAATAAATAGAGTTAAGCTTGTAGAAGATCAAGAAGAAATAAGAAAAAATTTAAAAGGTAGGGGATTAGTAGCTTTTATTGCAAATGGAGCTATGTTACCTAGAGAAAGCGGAATATCTACCAAACCATTAAAGGAAGGAAAGGTCTTTAAATCACCAAAGGAATTAGAGGTAGAGGTGGTAACTAAAAATAATGGAACTATAAAAGGAATGGGAATAAAAAAAGGAATTACTCTTATAGTTGGAGGAGGATATCATGGAAAATCTACTCTTTTAAGAGCTTTAGAGCTTGGAGTATATAATCATATAGAAGGTGATGGAAGGGAATTTGTTATTACAGATAACACAGCGTTTAAAGTGAGAGCAGAAGATGGTAGATCCATAGTAAAAACAGATATATCTTTATTTATAGATAACCTTCCAAATGGAAAGGATACAATAAATTTTACAACAGAAAATGCAAGTGGTAGTACATCTCAATCAGCTAATATTGTTGAAGCTATGGAAAGTAAAACTAAGTTGTTATTAGTAGATGAAGATACTTCTGCAACTAATTTCATGATGAGAGATGATTTAATGCAGAAATTAGTAGCAAAAGAAAAAGAGCCAATTACTCCATTTATTGAAATAGTAAAGCCTATATATGAGCAGTTAGATATATCTACGATTATAGTAGTTGGAAGTTCAGGAGATTTCTTTGACATTGCAGACTGTGTTATTCAAATGGACAATTATGAAACAAAGGATGTTACAAAAGAAGCTAAATCTTTAATGAGAGGTGAAATTCTAAAAAGAATAAAAGAAAAAAAACTTAAAATAGATATTAAATTTAATAAAGTAATTAAAAAAGGAAATATAGAAATTGGACCTAAGGGAGCTAAAATAAAAGTATCTGGAATAGATTCAATAAATATAAATAGAGAGAATATAGATTTAAGAGCGGTAGAACAAATTGTAGATACAGAGCAATTAAATTCTATTGGTTCAATA from Clostridium septicum includes these protein-coding regions:
- a CDS encoding ABC-ATPase domain-containing protein; amino-acid sequence: MRDLNDLKKDLVRIDGRSYKAYKDLEGQYNFNKYILSIDHVQGDPFASPSRVRVIVKQGIAKFPIELFDKKYKNIATADFLTRLFYRNINKYGEKIFGSGKSGLISISKCPQEILERTSVIIEDEKIEARFYIGFPARGRSVLSKELEKILYNVIPSIVENTLIYNNIDKNKLINRVKLVEDQEEIRKNLKGRGLVAFIANGAMLPRESGISTKPLKEGKVFKSPKELEVEVVTKNNGTIKGMGIKKGITLIVGGGYHGKSTLLRALELGVYNHIEGDGREFVITDNTAFKVRAEDGRSIVKTDISLFIDNLPNGKDTINFTTENASGSTSQSANIVEAMESKTKLLLVDEDTSATNFMMRDDLMQKLVAKEKEPITPFIEIVKPIYEQLDISTIIVVGSSGDFFDIADCVIQMDNYETKDVTKEAKSLMRGEILKRIKEKKLKIDIKFNKVIKKGNIEIGPKGAKIKVSGIDSININRENIDLRAVEQIVDTEQLNSIGSIMKWIENNLSYKNLPFEKMIDEIISEIAKNGLISIEKIKGGWGSLAMPRKQEIMATYNRYRKLKI